ACTTCTAAGAGTGTGGGATTTTATTCGGCAAAATAAGCTAGAAGGAAGTTCTAAAATCTCATCTATTTACTTTCGGTTGTTTGGTATGTACGCAAGATTTGGATCTGAGTACTTTCAGAAGATTGAACCACACGCATGTGTTCCAGATGGCATCACCATTCATTGTCGCGACTCAATAGTTGCGTCTGAAGTGGTCTTTGAGCAAATAGGAATTTTGGCTTCTCTTGGCCTTTCTCAAGTCCTATGGGGCGTTACTGCTAAGGATGAAACTTATATAGAAAATGCCAGAGTCATTTCTGACACATTAAAAAATGTAATTTCAAATAATGGCATTTCAGGATCGCCGTCATTTGATGAAATGACCATCGATATAGCACTTGCAGTTTCGTTTCTGTACATTAATGGAGAATCTGATTTTATAAAAGATTGGTTTTTCAAATTGGTTCAACGCTTTTCATTTTCCTATTGCGTGATGGGCCGAGGATTTCCAGTATGCTACGACTCCATTGAGATGCTTGTAGAGTTTGGAAAGGAAAACGGACATTCAAAGGAAGAAATGTCCTCTACATCAACACTATTGGCTTTGATTGGATATTGGTGCGCAATTCTTGAAGACAACCAACTATATCCACAACTTGTGGAATTCATTGAGACAAAATTACCTCATTGTACAGTTCAAATGTGGTTCCCGGAAAAGGGAATTAAAGATCATTTATATAAAGAATATTCCGCTTTAAAAGCTGGGATTGCTGAGGCGCCCATTCGACTTCCAAAAGGGATCGAAGAGTTGCGTGAACGCTTGATTAAGTTTATCGAGTTTTCAAAAAAATCTGACGCTTTTGAAACAGTCTGGAATGACGCTCCTCCTGCATTGCCGTTTATAGCCTCTAGACACTTTAGAACGCCAGTCATACCGTTCCTCTGGATGAATCACTTAGCAGAGGAGACTTAACAGAAGGACCAAGCACTATCGATCAAAATTTAAGCGCGCATTTTTGGCATTTCGTAAGTTTTGTAAAGTGATTTGGCGTCGCATAGAAATCCCAATTGCAATTGCTGTTTGGGCAAATCCACCAGACTTTTCTCCCCGCACCATACTGTATTTCAGCTGGAGAACAGTTGTTTTTTTTAATATCGAAAAATTTTGCGTGTCCGGGCTTCACTGCTGCAAGAGAGTTTTCTGGCGTAGCAATCTTATTTGAGCAGTACTTGCATGAAGAAGGAACCTTGTATTTGTTCTTAATTACTTGGAGTGTTTCATGGCCTTTACAGCATCTAAACCACGCTTTTTGATGAGAGTTCGGACTAATGGTAGCAGGATCAATGGAATTTCTATTAAATATCCATTGGCGTGCTAACTCAGGTGACAATCCCAACAATGAATTTTCAAGTACAATTTTTCTTCCTGTACAAATTTGGCACGAATGTTTCGCGTGAAATTTTGCGCCGACAGTCATTTGATGGTTATGACTTTTCTTTTTTGTTTTGCATTTCCACCAAACTTCAAACTGTGAATTGGGTAGCAAAATAAAAGGATTGATACCTTCGTTCAATTCAAAATGCCAAATATCCTTAAGATCCGGTTTCAACTCAAAGGCACTTGAGTTCTCTTTGCTATTAGGAACTCTGGTTGCTCCTACGATTTGATTATAATTGGGAGTCATTTTGAACTCAGGCTCAATAATTCTCTTATTGATTCTTTTCCGCTGCAATGAAGTCAAAATGCAATGCTTTTCCAAGTGTCTGAGCACCCGATGAAATAGCTGAATTGTCGGACGTGAAAACTCAATGCTATTAATGCGAGTTAAATCATAACGACTCAATTGCTTTAGGCCCGATTCTCGAATACGAACAACTTCATAGGCAAGATGTGATACTATGTAGTTATTCTTTCTTGTATCTCGAGCTTCTGAATCTTTATGCCAGCGAAGGCCATCCACTTCCAGCGCAATTTTTATCTCCGGAATTACAATATCAATTTTATACCGATCAAGTTTATAGCTTAAAATTGTCGATGGAAAAATATCTTTTAATTCGCAAAATAATCGCACCTCAAGGCGTGAAAATTGTTTTACGCATTTAGGACATCCCGCACCCAATGAACGTGATTTTAAGCACATTGAGTATTTGCCATGACCTACTTGGCAGTTGAAATGACAAATTTTATCGCTAAAAGGAGAGAGGTCATATGGATCAAGTAGGTTTTTTTCATAATCCCAAGTTTTCAATATATCTGGAAATTTTGTGCCGAAAGAGCGGTCGCGCGTTGCTCTTCTCCCTGAACAAAATGGGCACCCTGACGGAGATCTTCGATTCGTTCGCGACCCAATTGTGGCCATCCAAAAGTGATTCTTGTCAATTGAACAGCGCCACCATACGGCTTTGTCGCTTGATTTTGCTAACTTGAATGGATCCAACTTAGGATTGTTTCGATCATTTCTAAATTCTTTTAGGAGTCTTGGATTCAGGGCTGCAAATGAGTCGGACTTAAGAAATTGTCGCCCAGCACAAAAAGGACAACCTTGATTCCCTGAGGTTCTGTTTAAGATTTTTGTCTTCCATCGATGGGCTGGGTTCTTGCGACAGATCCACCAAGCTATTTGTTCTGATCCATAGGAAACACAACAAGGATCAAGTTTCTGATTACGGCCGTAGTCCCATTCACTATTTAAATTTTCGTCAAAAAGCGCAAGGGGAAATCCACCTTTCATCTTAAATATCCTTTGATCATTTAGGTCCCGAACGATTTATGATGTAACTGGCTTCTTCTCCGCATCCTTCTCGGTCGCTAAAGCAATCAACTTCTTTTTATTTTCTTCTCTATTCCATCTGGCTTTATACCAATCATCCACAAGATGCTCGATCAACTGCAACAAGAGCGCGGCTTCATCAGGATCGACATCAATGATTGTATTGATATCTTTCTCCATATGCGCGCCGATGTTGCCAATTTTTCTTACCGAATCAATCGCTTCCCACGTCAACGGATCTATCTGATTTTCAATGGCTTCGATTTCTTCAAAGAGAGTTCTCTTTCCTGAGACTTTCCAAAAGTCGCGGATCATACCTTGAAGGCAACGTCGCGCTAAGGTTGCGGATGCCTTAGGGCTCAATTCTCTAATTCGACATGCCTCATAGTAATCTTCCACGATTGGATCTGGCACATAGGGCGGCAAAACTTTCGCATCCGAATCTGGTCGCAATTGCCACGCCTGCAATTGCTTTCCAACTGTGATGCCTCCACCTATTGGTGAAGCATGATAATTGAATAAGCGGGCTGCAATCATCGGCTGCTTGCAATCAGGATTGGGACAAACGACTATAATGGTTTTCAAAAGAATCTTACCTAGCTTAGTGTCGTAGGCATATCTGTGTGAGTCCTCAGATCTATCTGATTCTCCGATTGTAGCAGCTCTTGAACAATGTGGGCAATTCCAGCTAAAACCCATGGTATTTCTATCCTTGGAAAATATTAGAATTCACTGTTAACAAAAGGAACTTTAGTGCGCAAGATTTAAGCGCTTTTAAATAAAAAATCCGGCTTTTTTGGAAAGGGAAAATTCTTTTTTGTTCTTATAGTGTTTCCAAGTCATTGAGATGTCCTGGTGTCCCAAAAATATTGAAATGTCTTCTAACTTAAAACCCTTTACGAGCATCAAATCGGTGAAGCCTTTTCGTTATAACACTCTATTTTTCCTTCAAAGATTCTTTTTAAAGTTTTATTGAGCGGCCTCTTAAAACTCATCGACTTAATTAACTTAGCAACCATTTTTTGCTCATCGAACGTAATTGGAATCGGCTTCCAGCATAATTCATCATCGAGCAAAGGTTTTTCCTGAAAGATCCATAAGACATCAACTTTATGGTCGTTATCGCGTTCAATTTTCCATGTTGATGAGTCTTTAAGGCGATCGATTTCTTTCGGCCTTAGGCCAAACCACAGACCTATAAACATCCAATTCCAATGAAACAATAGGTCTTCGTTTTCAAAAGTCGATTTTTTGTTTTTTAGATCATCCCACTTAATAGGATCTGCTGCCTTCTTCTTGCCAATAAGTTTTGAGCGTTTTCTATTAATAGACTTTAAAGTTGCTTGGGGAGTCGGAGGTAATGGCACAATGTAAGACGAAGTCTTCATTGCGTAGAAGTTCAGCCAAAGGTTCACCATCCAAGTCAACTTCTTGATATAGTCCTTACCCCACGCTTTGTCGCTATAGTATTTGTAGAATTTATCTTTCTTCGCACAGAAGTCTTTGGGATCTAAAGCTAAATGCGTAATCATCTCCTTTACAATTACCCACTGCTTTTCGACGTTATTTAATCTCTCGTCGTTGCCCTCGTATTTTGAACGCAGATCGCTTTCAAACTCATTCACGAGAATTTCGGGAAGATAAGCTGACTTTGATTCCTTTTCATCAGCAATGCGCTTTGCTGATGCCACAATTTTTTTGCTTTCGATTTTCTTTGCAAGTTGAGCTGTTTCGCACGAGCATCAGCTTCTTCGTTTTTTAATCGACCGAAAAATAAAAAACCCGATCTTTTGGATCGGGTTTTAATATTCAAAAATTTGGCGTTCCCAAGGGGATTTGAACCCCTGTATCCTCCGTGAAAGGGAGGTGTCCTAGGCCCCTAGACGATGGGAACGTACTAGGAAAAATCAAAAGAACAAAAAATGGTGGCTCGCGATGGATTCGAACCATCGACCCTTTCATTAAAAGTGAAATGCTCTACCAGCTGAGCTAGCGAACCACTTTGTCCGTTTGAGGAAGTGCTAATTTGTTCTAAGAGGGGGTCAAAGTCAATACGAAATCTTGCAGATTTTTAAATTTTTTATGAAGTTTTTTGAGGTGCGGCAAAGGTTTGCATAAGATCTCAGCAAACCCGCATGGAATGTAGCTAACCTCGCAATAACACGGCAAAAAAAGATGAAATTTTAGGCAAACTTTTCAAGCTTCTTGGTTGTTTACAAACTCATTTAGCGCTTTCGCCAACTCATTTGGTTTTTCCAGCGGCACATAGTGCCCACAATTCTCAAGAATCAACATTTTCGAGCGCGGCACATCCTCGTGCAAGCTCTGCAAAGCCGGCAATCGCACCACCTGATCGTCCTTGCCAGCCACAATCAGCACGGGAAAGGACAATTGGGCCACCTTGTCTGACAGATTTTGACGGTGCAAAGTCGCGTGCATCTGAGTGATGTACATTTCTGACGTATAGGACCGACTCATTTCCACTATTGTCTGCACTACGTGGGGATTTTGCGCCGATGAGGAATGAATAAAGCGCAGGGCTTCTTTTTCATTCATCCCTTTATATTGAACATTGGCCAGCATACCAGCAAGTTTCAACCGCGACGCCTGCTCACGCTCGCTTAAGGCCCCCACATTGACCGCCACCAAGGTCAACGAAACCACACGTTCTGGAAACTGAGTCGCAAATAACTGAGCGATATAACCGCCCATGGAAAAGCCCACGATATGAAATCTGGGAGAGTCCATTTTTTCAAGTTGCCCCACCATATCCTGCAGGGACTTACAGTGCTTAAAGTCAACAAGGTGAACCTCGCCTTCAAGATGCAAACTCTTTTGCACCTCGCCCCACAACCTTGGATCACAAAGGAATCCAGGCAACATCACTACGGGAAAATTTTGACTATTATTCACTGCAGCCTCCCCTCACGCATTTTAGTCAGAAACACTTTGACTGTACACTTTCAAAAGAGCAAAAAATCACTCATGCGCGCTATGAGCTTGTTCCCGGCTATATTGTCTTTCTTTTTGCTTTCACAAGCCGGGGCCGTCACGCGCATTGCTTTTCTTGAGACGGTCAATTCCCGCGGTGAACGTGTGGAGTACGAACCGGGCGCCAGGTTTTCTCACACAGCAATTCAGTTCGATGAACTTGGCGATCAATGGTTGAATGCTTATCCCGGTGAAGGCGTCGCCATTATTTCCGAAGAGCGCCTGAAACAACACGGCATGATCACCGAGATCATCGAGATTCCGCAGGAGCTTTTCCTTTCCCAGGTGAGTCCGTACCTGGGTTTGCCATTTGATTTTTGGTATTCATGGGATGGCGATGCCATCTACTGCACGGAACTGATCGGAAAACTATTGAATGTTCCAACTCATCCGATGATCTTCAATAAGAAGGTCTGGCCAAAAAACTATTGGGACTTGGATGGGACGCCGGGGCTTTCCCCCGACAGTCTGTACCGCTGGGCCTTGCAGCAATAACTGTTAATAGCCTCTGAAGAAAATCGGCACATTTTGCAAAAGCGCCACTGCATTCGAACAACCTGTATCAAGGGCGCCATAGCTTGCGCCCACATAATATGTTCCTGCCTGACCATAGCGTAGCGCTGTAAATGTATAGACGCGAGTGGAGCCCGAGCCTGTCAGACCACCGGCATAGACAGGAACCTGAGGCGCCTCCGATAAACAAGTGGCATCGGTATAAACTTTCACTGTGGGCGTATTATTGAAACCCACTTGATTTCCGTATTGATCTGTTGCTCGCACCACGGCTTGTGCATTTCTTAAATTGACTCCCGCAACACCGGTGTTGGCAGGATGAACCTGGAATGCCAGTTTCGCCGCTGGGCCCGCGGAAATATTAATCGTCAAATAACCCGAAGTCAGACCGCTGGCTTTTGCACAAATCCGCAAATTGCTTATGACAGTATCGTAGCTGAGCCCACTGACCGTCAAAACTCCCGACGCAGGTGAGAAGTCACCCTCGCCCGATAAATTTCCTGAGGCGGCGGTCGTACAACCAGTATTGGTAAAGTCACCAATAGTCACAGTACCCGCATAGCTTGGTGTCAGATTTCCGTAGAAGTCCTGAACTTCAATCACTGGATCGGGATTAAAAGTAACACCAGCCTGCACGGTTCCCGTCGGGCCGTCAGTGAATGCCAATTTATTCGGCGCACCCGGCGAAATAACAACGGCAGCGGAACATCCCGTAACTAAATTTCCATCCACAGATTGAGCCGCGCGCAGATATATTGTTCCAACTTTGGTGAAATTAGATCCCGTAAATGTTGTCACGCCGTCTGTGTTAAATCCCGTACCACTTAAAGTTCCGCCCGTAAAAGGCACTGTACATGCGGCATCTGCATAGGGGTTCACACCTGACACACCAGCAAAGATATCCACAATCCCATTGGCATCCTGTGCAGCGATAACCGGCTGGGTTGCGAAGTTCTGCCCCGCAGTCGCGGTGCTAGAGGGTTCCGTGGTAAAGACCAAGTGCGTGGCCAGCTCGCCTCCGACTAAAATCTGCGACGAGCAGGCGCTGGTCAATCCTGCGGAGGACGCTCCAATGTAGATCACGCCGTTTGAAGAGTAACTGACATCCTCGTAAAGAATGGCGCCATTCACGGCATTCATTGTTTGTGATAAAGTTCCGCCGGCCGCCGTTGTACAACTTGCATCCGTATAAGCAGCAAGAGTCACAGGCCCCGCGAAAGTTGCAACGATGTTATTACTTGCGTCCTGCGATACCAAAATTGGCTGAGCAGGAAGAACCGCATTTTTTCGAACTCTGTTGGTCGGCTGGCTGATAAATACAAGCTTGGTTCCCGCGGCGCCGGAAGTTGTGAACAAAACCACACCGTTGGTGGATATCGTCGCACCGGTATTACCATTGGTTCCACGACTGGCTGTCGCATTCGCTGTCGTATAAGTGTTGGCAGTGTTGTAGTAAACATAAACGTAGCCACCACCGCCACCGCCTGCGTTGGTTGAAGCACCACTACCACCATTGGCAGTAATAGCACCGGTTCCTGTTATTGTACCGGCAGTCACCCAAAGACTTCCCCCAGCTCCGCCGCCGCCAGCAGTGAGTGTGCCGGGCATTCCATTGACAGCCAAGGTGCCATTAACAGTGAATGTGCCGGGCACGATGAAAATAATCGCACCGCCGCCCAAACCACCGGCACCCGAACCACCATTACTACCGGCAAAACCCCACGTGTTTGCCTGCAACACATTTCCATATGCCGCACCACCGGTCGCTATCCCGCCGCCCACCGAGTTGGCGCCTCTGCCACCATTACCTCCACCGGCACCGGAGTTGAATGAATTCGTCGGCGCGCCAGCCCCTGCGGTTCCGACTATATGACCTTTACCATTTGCATTAATAGAAGACGACGCCGCGATATTAATAGAGCCCGCGGAAACTGTGTACCCGGAATTCAAGATGGAATTGCCACCCATCACAATAGTGCCAGATGAAGTTACATCAATATTCCCGGTCACCAGCAAATGACCATTTTGATTTAGTTGCGAACCGGATCCCGAAACCGCCACCGTACCTGGATAGATATCTCCATTGATGGTCATTTTGCATCCGTTATTGATAATAAGATTTCCGCCGTACATTCCGATTTCAGAACTGCTTACAGAAATCGCACCTGGAGTAACACACTCGATACCACCAGCACTGCCAGCAAACAAAACCGTCCCTACAGTCGCAACTGGAGTTCCACCAGTTCCCGCTGAGGCCGTTGCAGTTCCAGTGTAGTTGTTGGTTGTATACTTGACGTAAATACGTCCGCCACCACCGCCACCGGCAAAACCTCCGCCACTGTTTGCACCGTTGGCGGTTAAACTTCCAGCACCGTTAATTGTGCCAACGATGAGCCACAGTGATCCACCTGCACCCGCCCCATCATTTGTCGTGGAGCCAGCAGAACCATTGGTTGAAATATTACCACTCACCTGCAACGTTCCACTCACGGTCATCTTAAGAGCGCCACCGCCCCAGCCACCATATCCAGATAGATATCTTGCGCCACCAGATCCCATTTCAGATGGGTTCACTGCAGTGTCATAAGAAATACCATTTGAACCTGCGGCACGACCTCCGGTTCCCCCGTGACCACCACCGCCTTGAGAAACCGCGGCACTGGGCCCAAGACCATCGCGAAAACCCAGAGCATCCAATGATAAAGTCGCACCACTGGAAATAGTGACATTGTTAAAACTGTATTCACCGGAATCCAATGTGGAAGAAACCGGAATAAACAAATCGTTGGTGCTGCCATTCACGACAAGAATAGTTCCCAGTCCGCCACCACTAAGAAATCCCGTACCACCAGCAGCACTCAAAGAACCTGAATATGTATTCGTTGAAGCATAATTCAAGTAAACCCGGCCGCCACCACCGCCACCACCAGAGGTGGTACCGGCAGAATTGCCTCCGACTGCGGTGATCGTGCCTGCGCCAGAAAAACTTCCGGCAAACAAAGATATACTTCCACCCGAACCACCGCCATCATTACCTGTCGTTCCGTTGGTGCCTTTGGCAGTAATCGTACCGTTAATTACGAAGGCGCCCGTGGATATCACACGAATCGCGCCGCCACCGGCACCTGCCGTGCTGCCAAGATAATTTCCTCCGCCGGATCCGACAGTGACAGGATCCACAGCACGACCATAAGTGGTACCTGCCGCAGTCAAATCACTGTTGCGACCTCCAAGACCACCATGCCCGGCACCTGATTTCGAAGCACTATAGCCAGGTCCATTATTGAAAGCATATCCTGCGCCATCGGCGATGAACTTACTGGTTGCATCCAAG
This is a stretch of genomic DNA from Bdellovibrio sp. GT3. It encodes these proteins:
- a CDS encoding zinc-ribbon domain-containing protein; the encoded protein is MKGGFPLALFDENLNSEWDYGRNQKLDPCCVSYGSEQIAWWICRKNPAHRWKTKILNRTSGNQGCPFCAGRQFLKSDSFAALNPRLLKEFRNDRNNPKLDPFKLAKSSDKAVWWRCSIDKNHFWMATIGSRTNRRSPSGCPFCSGRRATRDRSFGTKFPDILKTWDYEKNLLDPYDLSPFSDKICHFNCQVGHGKYSMCLKSRSLGAGCPKCVKQFSRLEVRLFCELKDIFPSTILSYKLDRYKIDIVIPEIKIALEVDGLRWHKDSEARDTRKNNYIVSHLAYEVVRIRESGLKQLSRYDLTRINSIEFSRPTIQLFHRVLRHLEKHCILTSLQRKRINKRIIEPEFKMTPNYNQIVGATRVPNSKENSSAFELKPDLKDIWHFELNEGINPFILLPNSQFEVWWKCKTKKKSHNHQMTVGAKFHAKHSCQICTGRKIVLENSLLGLSPELARQWIFNRNSIDPATISPNSHQKAWFRCCKGHETLQVIKNKYKVPSSCKYCSNKIATPENSLAAVKPGHAKFFDIKKNNCSPAEIQYGAGRKVWWICPNSNCNWDFYATPNHFTKLTKCQKCALKF
- a CDS encoding DUF4145 domain-containing protein translates to MGFSWNCPHCSRAATIGESDRSEDSHRYAYDTKLGKILLKTIIVVCPNPDCKQPMIAARLFNYHASPIGGGITVGKQLQAWQLRPDSDAKVLPPYVPDPIVEDYYEACRIRELSPKASATLARRCLQGMIRDFWKVSGKRTLFEEIEAIENQIDPLTWEAIDSVRKIGNIGAHMEKDINTIIDVDPDEAALLLQLIEHLVDDWYKARWNREENKKKLIALATEKDAEKKPVTS
- a CDS encoding alpha/beta fold hydrolase, with amino-acid sequence MNNSQNFPVVMLPGFLCDPRLWGEVQKSLHLEGEVHLVDFKHCKSLQDMVGQLEKMDSPRFHIVGFSMGGYIAQLFATQFPERVVSLTLVAVNVGALSEREQASRLKLAGMLANVQYKGMNEKEALRFIHSSSAQNPHVVQTIVEMSRSYTSEMYITQMHATLHRQNLSDKVAQLSFPVLIVAGKDDQVVRLPALQSLHEDVPRSKMLILENCGHYVPLEKPNELAKALNEFVNNQEA
- a CDS encoding beta strand repeat-containing protein, coding for MKVLLLTIILITSAIANADETWSGTISKSPGTYSGIVTVASGANVTLQAGTYNFDTLVVTGTLIADSIVGGNTGVITINATTVTITGSLNANATGYAPGAGTGYGNSGGTYGGHGGWGTPANVPKAGYGSATNPVDLGSGAMNYFSNIGGTGGGAMTLNVSGTLTVSGSLSSTGSAGQANAGGGSGGSINATVGTLAGAGSISVAGGNGSGGGGGGRAYIAYATANSFTGTYSAAGGTLVGTGTAGTPGSFFLVDSTNNDLYLPTNCSVPATNFTYRNITIQSGVTLNVNGMGSAQDAGTGVGASQNGGTHGGFGGRITGAVPNTYGDVLAPVSLGSGGGSYFSNIAGVGGGAVNLTATGTLQIDGNVSANGTTGMSGAGGGSGGSIYLRSSVLAGAGALSAVGGTTPSAGAGGGGRISVSYSTSSTFSGTMNVAGGTSTRNGGVGSAVLIDSGANNLYVLTNSAFTSGDYSFNNVTINSGASLMLDGMGNKTGGSGAGSGSGGGSYGGKGGGATGGNIYGTVVDPVSLGSAGATYFSGMGGFGGGALKLTLTGTLTVNGTLSSNGFAAWTSGDGGGSGGSLWIIANVLAGNGTISANGGNGNGSGGGGGGGRIYIKYGTNSFSGSATVNGGTQGTPAAQLGTLLFVSTSGALACNSAISLPIDASEMPTPAGDVSVTNGCTLTITGNYSPANVTVTGVSSSVPSTLILKGNVTATGDLNVTNYGVVNFTTETVLYTGYNLSAANITLDATSKFIADGAGYAFNNGPGYSASKSGAGHGGLGGRNSDLTAAGTTYGRAVDPVTVGSGGGNYLGSTAGAGGGAIRVISTGAFVINGTITAKGTNGTTGNDGGGSGGSISLFAGSFSGAGTITAVGGNSAGTTSGGGGGGGRVYLNYASTNTYSGSLSAAGGTGFLSGGGLGTILVVNGSTNDLFIPVSSTLDSGEYSFNNVTISSGATLSLDALGFRDGLGPSAAVSQGGGGHGGTGGRAAGSNGISYDTAVNPSEMGSGGARYLSGYGGWGGGALKMTVSGTLQVSGNISTNGSAGSTTNDGAGAGGSLWLIVGTINGAGSLTANGANSGGGFAGGGGGGRIYVKYTTNNYTGTATASAGTGGTPVATVGTVLFAGSAGGIECVTPGAISVSSSEIGMYGGNLIINNGCKMTINGDIYPGTVAVSGSGSQLNQNGHLLVTGNIDVTSSGTIVMGGNSILNSGYTVSAGSINIAASSSINANGKGHIVGTAGAGAPTNSFNSGAGGGNGGRGANSVGGGIATGGAAYGNVLQANTWGFAGSNGGSGAGGLGGGAIIFIVPGTFTVNGTLAVNGMPGTLTAGGGGAGGSLWVTAGTITGTGAITANGGSGASTNAGGGGGGYVYVYYNTANTYTTANATASRGTNGNTGATISTNGVVLFTTSGAAGTKLVFISQPTNRVRKNAVLPAQPILVSQDASNNIVATFAGPVTLAAYTDASCTTAAGGTLSQTMNAVNGAILYEDVSYSSNGVIYIGASSAGLTSACSSQILVGGELATHLVFTTEPSSTATAGQNFATQPVIAAQDANGIVDIFAGVSGVNPYADAACTVPFTGGTLSGTGFNTDGVTTFTGSNFTKVGTIYLRAAQSVDGNLVTGCSAAVVISPGAPNKLAFTDGPTGTVQAGVTFNPDPVIEVQDFYGNLTPSYAGTVTIGDFTNTGCTTAASGNLSGEGDFSPASGVLTVSGLSYDTVISNLRICAKASGLTSGYLTINISAGPAAKLAFQVHPANTGVAGVNLRNAQAVVRATDQYGNQVGFNNTPTVKVYTDATCLSEAPQVPVYAGGLTGSGSTRVYTFTALRYGQAGTYYVGASYGALDTGCSNAVALLQNVPIFFRGY